A region of Candidatus Megaera polyxenophila DNA encodes the following proteins:
- a CDS encoding LPS export ABC transporter periplasmic protein LptC: MKNINSALRKTKVLKYLFLLSGIFVLFLVFWVSHEKEKKVVAEEIEVNKNRHIPKEFDFNINNSILEGLNKNNLPYTIIAKVITKQNDNIYNLSTIDAIHKLSEDNLHIVADNGLLDETTNLLVLSENVKIVFNNFELTGNKVNFNLNSNLASSEDPVEVTYQNSTVTALNFYSDDSNNIINFEGEVVSTFNANDF; the protein is encoded by the coding sequence ATGAAGAATATTAATTCCGCTCTTAGAAAAACTAAAGTTCTAAAATACCTATTTTTACTATCAGGGATTTTTGTGTTATTTTTAGTATTTTGGGTTTCCCACGAGAAAGAAAAAAAAGTTGTTGCAGAAGAAATTGAAGTTAATAAAAATAGGCATATCCCTAAAGAATTTGACTTTAATATTAACAATTCCATTCTTGAAGGATTAAATAAAAATAACTTACCTTATACAATTATAGCTAAAGTCATCACAAAACAAAACGATAACATTTATAATTTAAGCACTATTGATGCAATCCATAAGCTATCAGAAGATAATTTACATATCGTTGCAGACAATGGTTTACTTGACGAAACCACCAACCTTCTTGTGTTATCGGAAAACGTTAAGATTGTGTTTAATAATTTTGAGCTAACCGGTAACAAAGTAAATTTCAATTTAAACTCAAATCTCGCATCTAGTGAAGATCCTGTCGAAGTTACTTACCAAAATTCAACAGTTACAGCTTTAAATTTTTATAGCGATGATTCAAATAATATAATAAATTTTGAAGGTGAGGTGGTGTCCACATTTAATGCCAATGATTTTTAA
- a CDS encoding two-component system sensor histidine kinase, whose translation MRYTSKFNLFYLIKKKLIPKSLLSRFILIIIIPSLIGQSIALHLFYERHWYNVSYHTSSLLASEIESLLQQETVYQNKNQIKNYLNLSYILEPNKKINTTTQNNSEELEIFQKNLSKKINYKHEVFLDENGKIKVLIEIPKNLLIITIPAKTLLNPTTYIFALWIIFLTIILLAVSLIFSKNQIKSILELTNAAEKYGRGEKMPEYKPSGAREIRKAGIAFLKMKDRIERQTAKRTQMLAMISHDLKTPLTRMKLQVELMDDSEEKEELNHDINSMQYMISSYLDFARGEGGESFSKVELNKWVSDYIKLSWNKSNIELEQKKNNIFAQIKIYSFTRALNNIISNATKYSTKIKISVYSQNDNAFITVEDNGKGIDNIEKNHVFKPFYRGNKARTFEDSTNVGLGLAITKEIITGHYGSISLAESKTLKGLLVKIKIPKLAD comes from the coding sequence ATGCGCTATACATCTAAATTTAACCTATTTTATCTTATTAAAAAGAAGCTTATCCCAAAAAGTCTATTATCAAGATTTATTCTTATTATAATAATTCCAAGCTTAATCGGGCAATCCATTGCCTTGCATTTATTTTACGAGAGACATTGGTATAATGTATCTTATCATACCAGTTCATTATTAGCTTCTGAAATAGAATCCCTCCTACAACAAGAAACTGTTTATCAAAATAAGAATCAAATCAAAAATTATCTGAACCTTTCCTACATTTTAGAGCCTAATAAAAAAATAAACACAACCACGCAAAATAATTCTGAAGAATTAGAAATTTTTCAAAAAAATTTAAGCAAAAAAATTAACTACAAACACGAGGTGTTTTTAGATGAAAATGGTAAAATAAAAGTTTTAATAGAAATTCCCAAAAATCTATTAATTATTACTATACCCGCTAAAACTTTACTTAATCCTACCACCTATATCTTTGCGCTTTGGATAATATTTTTAACTATAATACTTCTTGCTGTTTCACTCATCTTTTCTAAAAATCAAATCAAATCAATTTTAGAATTGACTAACGCAGCTGAAAAATATGGTCGAGGTGAGAAGATGCCAGAGTATAAACCATCAGGAGCAAGAGAAATAAGAAAAGCAGGAATTGCTTTCTTAAAAATGAAAGATAGGATAGAACGCCAAACTGCTAAAAGAACTCAAATGTTAGCCATGATTTCACATGATTTAAAAACCCCTTTGACTCGTATGAAATTACAGGTGGAATTAATGGATGATTCAGAAGAAAAAGAAGAATTAAATCACGATATTAATAGTATGCAATATATGATTTCTTCTTATCTGGATTTTGCAAGAGGAGAAGGTGGAGAAAGTTTTAGCAAAGTTGAGCTAAATAAATGGGTATCGGATTATATAAAATTATCCTGGAATAAAAGCAATATCGAGTTAGAACAGAAAAAAAATAATATATTTGCCCAAATTAAAATCTATTCTTTTACCCGAGCTTTAAACAATATAATTAGTAATGCAACAAAATACTCAACAAAAATAAAAATTTCTGTATATTCACAAAATGATAACGCATTTATAACTGTAGAAGATAATGGCAAAGGAATTGATAATATAGAAAAAAATCACGTATTTAAGCCTTTTTATCGAGGAAATAAAGCCAGAACCTTTGAAGATTCAACAAATGTGGGACTAGGACTTGCTATTACAAAAGAAATAATAACTGGGCATTATGGGTCAATAAGTTTAGCAGAAAGTAAAACTTTAAAGGGACTGCTGGTAAAAATCAAAATTCCTAAATTAGCTGATTAA
- a CDS encoding septum formation initiator encodes MIKKSQLKTIQLTRKAVFNIIILVLLLYFTFHSIYGNRGVVAYFKLQAELESTHTKLDMLRAERLEIENRAKLLRPESLDIDMLDEKARNILGVIAPNEQVFKKELIDRKRSE; translated from the coding sequence ATGATAAAGAAAAGTCAGTTAAAAACTATACAACTTACAAGAAAGGCGGTTTTTAATATAATAATATTAGTTTTGTTATTATATTTTACCTTTCATTCCATTTATGGTAACAGAGGGGTAGTAGCATACTTTAAACTTCAAGCAGAATTGGAAAGTACGCATACTAAGCTAGATATGTTAAGGGCTGAAAGATTAGAAATAGAAAATAGAGCTAAATTACTAAGGCCAGAATCATTAGATATAGATATGCTTGATGAAAAAGCACGAAATATTCTAGGCGTTATTGCTCCGAATGAGCAGGTATTTAAAAAAGAATTAATAGATAGAAAGAGAAGCGAATAA
- a CDS encoding UDP pyrophosphate synthetase — protein sequence MTDNLTDNTFNINHNIKHLAIIMDGNARWATSCNLSKAEGHKKGAEVAKELILQILELNIPYVTLYTFSSENWQRPKDEISLLMKLLNYYVENEIKTLHKHQIRLKIVGNLDKINSDLKNKILHAAELTKNNDKMTVCLAFSYGSREEIVHACQNIVNSGIKQISEEIFSQFLYDKEMPDVDLYIRTGGFFRMSNFLLWQAAYAELYFIDKFWPDFSIDDLKVAIEDYSRRKRNFGGR from the coding sequence ATGACTGATAATTTAACCGATAATACTTTTAATATAAATCATAATATTAAACATCTTGCAATCATCATGGATGGTAATGCCAGGTGGGCTACTTCTTGCAATTTATCGAAAGCTGAAGGACATAAAAAAGGGGCAGAAGTTGCAAAAGAACTGATCCTGCAGATTTTAGAACTTAATATTCCTTACGTTACTTTATATACTTTCTCCTCAGAAAATTGGCAAAGACCTAAGGATGAAATATCTTTATTAATGAAGTTACTGAACTATTATGTTGAAAATGAAATCAAAACTCTTCATAAGCACCAAATTAGGCTTAAAATAGTTGGTAATTTAGATAAAATAAATAGCGATCTAAAAAATAAAATACTTCATGCTGCCGAACTCACTAAGAATAATGATAAGATGACGGTTTGTTTGGCTTTTAGCTACGGGAGTAGAGAGGAAATAGTCCACGCTTGCCAAAATATCGTTAATTCTGGTATAAAACAAATATCCGAAGAAATTTTTAGTCAATTCTTGTATGACAAAGAAATGCCCGATGTTGATCTATATATAAGAACAGGTGGTTTTTTTAGAATGAGCAATTTTCTGTTATGGCAAGCTGCTTATGCTGAACTATACTTTATTGATAAATTCTGGCCAGATTTCTCTATTGATGATTTAAAAGTAGCAATTGAAGATTATTCAAGGAGAAAAAGAAATTTTGGAGGAAGATAA
- a CDS encoding 3'-5' exonuclease has product MGLDLNRDRLCVLQLSNGDGDAYLVQFSRDNYDAPNLKNLLLDKNREKIFHFARFDLAIIKKYLGIELSNIFCTKIASILVRTYTEYHGLKDLCRELLGINISKQQQSSYWGTEQLSEEQKEYASKDVIYLHSLKEILTKMLIAENRKDIAYKLFEFLPTRVDLDLMGWNEIDIFSHSTTK; this is encoded by the coding sequence ATGGGCCTAGATTTAAATCGGGATCGTTTATGTGTCCTTCAACTTAGTAACGGTGATGGAGATGCTTACTTAGTTCAATTCTCTAGAGATAATTATGATGCTCCAAATCTAAAAAATTTATTACTAGATAAAAATCGAGAAAAAATTTTTCATTTTGCTCGGTTTGATTTAGCTATAATAAAAAAATACCTCGGTATTGAATTATCAAATATTTTTTGCACTAAAATTGCTTCTATATTAGTTAGAACTTATACAGAATATCATGGCTTAAAAGATTTATGCAGAGAACTACTTGGAATTAATATTTCAAAACAACAGCAATCTTCTTATTGGGGAACTGAGCAGCTTAGTGAAGAACAGAAAGAGTATGCTTCCAAAGATGTTATATATTTACATTCGCTCAAGGAAATATTAACCAAAATGCTTATTGCCGAGAATAGAAAGGATATTGCTTATAAATTATTTGAATTCCTGCCTACCAGAGTAGATTTAGATTTAATGGGCTGGAACGAAATTGATATATTTTCACATAGTACAACAAAATGA
- a CDS encoding membrane protein, with the protein MDISAVEIWLIVGIIFIIIEFSKIPGIGFLFLGLGALTTSALISSYLEITDYQIATFGLVSFTWFLVLWWPLKKFVYGKRKGNNINQGYFDLVGNQVTVLNRNIEPGKIGQVSWSGTIMNAKLVDSEKEHVNPDDVLYVLEVKGNVLICSRKKP; encoded by the coding sequence ATGGATATATCTGCGGTAGAAATTTGGTTAATAGTTGGAATAATTTTTATCATAATTGAATTTAGCAAAATTCCAGGAATCGGATTTTTATTTCTAGGTTTAGGAGCTTTAACTACTTCTGCTTTAATTTCCTCTTACTTAGAAATAACTGATTACCAAATAGCGACATTTGGGCTTGTCTCCTTTACCTGGTTCTTAGTACTTTGGTGGCCGTTAAAGAAATTTGTTTACGGTAAAAGGAAAGGGAATAATATTAATCAAGGTTATTTCGATTTAGTAGGAAACCAGGTAACAGTTCTTAATCGAAATATAGAACCTGGAAAAATAGGTCAGGTATCATGGTCCGGTACTATTATGAATGCTAAACTTGTAGATTCAGAAAAAGAACACGTAAATCCAGACGATGTATTGTACGTTTTAGAAGTTAAGGGAAACGTTTTAATATGTTCTCGTAAAAAACCTTAA
- a CDS encoding DNA repair protein RecO, which yields MNFRDQGIIIAKNSFKEDSYVVTLFTEKHGLYSGVIKRGGKKSVNVLLESNLVDFFWNARLHEHLGSVKCELIRSYSSFIIQNKMKLYAFNSIVSLIKKAFCERESHNKFFAKFLCYLENLKEKKEFSFSDYIKLEIDLLAETGYRVVLDSCVVTGKKHDLHYVSPKSGQAVCKGSGQEYADRLLALPQFLLNNAEPTLQEKHQAFALTSYFLNRYVIHGIALKDRQVLIEHSVV from the coding sequence ATGAATTTTCGTGATCAGGGTATAATTATTGCAAAAAACTCTTTTAAGGAAGATAGTTATGTAGTGACTTTGTTTACTGAAAAGCATGGGCTATATTCAGGCGTAATAAAACGCGGTGGAAAAAAAAGCGTTAATGTCCTCCTGGAATCTAACTTAGTAGACTTTTTCTGGAATGCGCGACTTCATGAACATTTAGGATCTGTAAAATGTGAATTAATCAGGTCTTATAGCAGCTTTATAATTCAAAATAAAATGAAATTATACGCATTCAATTCAATAGTTAGTCTAATAAAAAAAGCTTTTTGTGAAAGAGAATCACATAATAAATTCTTTGCTAAATTCTTATGTTACCTTGAAAATTTAAAGGAGAAAAAAGAATTTTCATTTTCAGATTATATCAAATTAGAAATTGATTTATTAGCAGAAACAGGTTATAGGGTAGTCCTTGATAGCTGTGTAGTAACGGGTAAAAAGCATGATTTACACTATGTGTCGCCAAAATCAGGGCAAGCAGTTTGTAAGGGATCAGGGCAAGAATATGCGGACAGGTTACTTGCTTTACCTCAGTTTTTGTTAAATAATGCAGAACCTACCTTACAAGAAAAACATCAAGCATTTGCTCTTACTTCATATTTTTTAAATAGATATGTTATACATGGTATTGCGTTAAAAGATAGACAAGTTCTTATAGAACACTCAGTGGTATAA
- a CDS encoding GTPase Era — protein MPMIFNFSTLTIIRTWYKILFLIIFVINPYSYTLANQGSEKIIHSDIIITSDFLKVDNNNLTANFKGSVTVIFDDLILKTDYLKIYYANNDNKKSITKIEIPGNLKAIKKLNNEVVTANSGEYIVALQKLTLKGNVNLQKDKYILVSDKMVYFTKFQSITKQNNEK, from the coding sequence ATGCCAATGATTTTTAATTTTAGTACCCTTACCATAATCAGAACATGGTATAAAATCCTGTTTTTGATAATCTTCGTTATTAATCCGTATTCTTATACGCTGGCAAATCAAGGTTCTGAGAAAATAATTCATTCGGATATAATCATAACTTCAGACTTTTTGAAGGTAGATAATAATAACCTTACTGCTAATTTTAAAGGTTCGGTAACTGTAATATTTGATGACCTAATACTTAAAACTGATTACTTAAAAATATACTACGCCAATAATGATAATAAAAAATCAATTACCAAAATTGAAATACCAGGTAATTTAAAAGCCATAAAAAAACTTAACAACGAAGTAGTAACTGCAAATAGCGGTGAATATATTGTAGCCTTACAAAAATTAACTCTTAAAGGTAATGTAAACCTGCAAAAAGATAAATATATACTAGTTAGCGATAAAATGGTATATTTCACCAAGTTTCAATCGATAACTAAGCAAAATAATGAAAAATAA
- a CDS encoding two-component system response regulator, translated as MRDDKSHILVVDDDTRIIKLLKKFLQQNNFLVSTAISSTEAFELLENFVFDLIILDVMMPEITGLEFAEKIKESKKALPIIMLTALSEPEDRVKGLEAGAKDYLTKPFEPKELLLRINNLITSHNLYKKEQQIARIGNCLYDLSTKNLTSNDQAIALSSTEQKLLDLLIASRNEVISRDDLSVKMGGLNPRSIDVQIVRLRNKLEPDPKIPKYLKTIRNLGYALYI; from the coding sequence ATGAGAGATGATAAATCGCATATCTTAGTAGTGGACGATGATACCAGAATCATAAAACTTTTGAAGAAATTTTTACAACAAAATAATTTCTTAGTATCTACTGCAATTTCTTCAACAGAAGCATTTGAATTACTCGAAAACTTTGTTTTTGATTTAATAATACTGGATGTTATGATGCCGGAAATAACCGGTCTAGAATTTGCAGAAAAAATAAAAGAAAGCAAAAAAGCTCTTCCAATAATTATGCTTACTGCACTTTCTGAACCAGAAGATAGAGTTAAGGGATTAGAAGCTGGAGCTAAAGATTATTTAACAAAACCATTTGAACCCAAAGAATTGCTTCTTAGAATTAACAACTTAATAACTTCTCATAATCTTTACAAAAAAGAACAGCAAATTGCTAGAATCGGAAATTGTTTATACGATTTATCAACAAAAAATTTAACTAGCAATGATCAGGCTATTGCTTTGAGCTCCACTGAACAAAAACTTCTTGATCTGCTAATAGCATCTAGAAATGAAGTAATAAGCAGAGACGACCTTTCTGTTAAAATGGGTGGTTTGAATCCAAGATCCATAGATGTACAAATTGTACGCCTTAGAAATAAACTAGAACCAGATCCTAAAATCCCTAAATATCTAAAAACAATCCGAAATTTAGGTTATGCGCTATACATCTAA
- a CDS encoding LPS export ABC transporter ATP-binding protein yields the protein MKNKLVAQNISKSYNKKPVLQDVSIDLKQGEAVGLLGPNGAGKTTLFSIIIGITKTDNGRLGLGDHDITNLPIYLRARLGISYLPQESSIFRGLTVKNNIKAILEVKNFTKEEIEEKASKLLDEFSISHLQNKIATTLSGGERRRLEIARSLASNPDFILLDEPLAGIDPIAVNDIKNLVSHLKERNIGILITDHNVRETLDIVDRAYIIYDGKILMHGIPSEIIDNTKVREVYLGETFIKS from the coding sequence ATGAAAAATAAATTAGTAGCTCAGAATATTTCGAAATCATATAATAAAAAACCAGTTTTACAAGATGTTTCTATTGATTTAAAACAAGGAGAAGCTGTAGGCTTACTAGGCCCTAACGGTGCGGGCAAAACCACCTTATTTAGCATAATAATAGGTATAACAAAGACAGATAATGGAAGACTTGGCTTAGGAGACCATGATATTACTAATTTACCTATATATCTGAGGGCTAGGCTGGGTATCAGTTATTTACCACAAGAATCTTCGATTTTCAGAGGATTGACTGTTAAAAACAATATCAAAGCAATCCTAGAGGTTAAAAATTTTACCAAAGAAGAAATAGAAGAAAAAGCTTCCAAACTGCTCGATGAATTTTCTATAAGTCACTTACAAAATAAAATAGCAACCACTTTGTCAGGGGGAGAACGCAGACGTCTTGAGATAGCACGAAGCCTTGCTTCAAACCCTGATTTTATATTACTAGATGAACCTCTTGCTGGAATAGATCCAATTGCTGTTAACGACATAAAAAACCTAGTATCCCACCTAAAAGAGCGTAATATTGGCATTCTGATTACCGATCATAACGTTCGGGAAACGCTGGATATAGTTGACCGTGCATATATCATATATGATGGTAAAATTCTGATGCATGGAATACCAAGCGAAATTATTGATAATACAAAAGTACGGGAGGTATATCTGGGAGAAACATTTATTAAAAGCTAA
- a CDS encoding arabinose 5-phosphate isomerase KdsD: MNFYKTAQRVIQEEAIALSILESQIPRDFSKVVESILRLKGRLIILGIGKSGYIARKIASSLASTGTPAFYIHPAEASHGDLGMITQSDMVFMLSNSGESRELFDTINYCKRFAIKIIAATMNPDSTLAKNSDFLLTIPTIKEASLLSAPTTSALMMLALGDAIMVSLHEAKGFSKDDFLTFHPGGKIGATLIKIKDLMLTGTSIPLVEPDNSFFDVTGVMAEKKLGCAIVIDTTQKLIGIITDGDLRRNIDKDLKTLKAKNLMTSLPISVESNILASEALAIMNSNSITILPITSNNKVVGIIHIHDILKAGVV; the protein is encoded by the coding sequence ATGAATTTTTATAAAACAGCTCAGAGAGTAATCCAGGAAGAAGCTATTGCCTTAAGCATTCTTGAATCACAAATTCCTCGTGATTTTTCAAAAGTGGTAGAATCAATTTTAAGGTTAAAAGGAAGGTTAATTATACTTGGTATAGGCAAAAGCGGCTATATTGCTAGGAAAATAGCCTCTTCACTTGCATCAACAGGTACTCCGGCATTTTATATTCACCCTGCAGAAGCTAGCCATGGTGACCTTGGTATGATAACACAATCTGATATGGTATTTATGCTTTCTAATTCTGGAGAAAGTAGGGAATTATTTGATACAATTAATTATTGTAAAAGATTTGCTATTAAGATTATCGCAGCTACAATGAATCCAGATTCAACTCTTGCAAAAAATAGTGATTTTCTACTTACCATTCCAACAATCAAAGAAGCATCACTATTATCAGCACCTACAACTTCTGCTCTTATGATGCTCGCCTTAGGCGATGCTATTATGGTTTCTCTTCATGAAGCAAAAGGTTTTTCTAAAGATGATTTCCTTACTTTTCACCCGGGTGGGAAAATTGGGGCTACTTTAATTAAAATCAAGGATTTAATGCTTACTGGTACTTCCATTCCTTTGGTTGAACCAGATAATTCCTTTTTTGACGTAACAGGGGTAATGGCAGAAAAAAAGCTAGGATGTGCTATAGTAATAGATACTACCCAGAAATTAATTGGAATTATTACAGACGGTGATTTAAGAAGAAATATAGATAAAGACCTTAAAACATTAAAAGCTAAAAATCTTATGACTAGTTTGCCAATATCTGTGGAATCAAATATTCTAGCTAGCGAAGCCTTGGCCATAATGAATAGCAACTCAATTACCATTTTACCGATTACTAGTAATAATAAGGTGGTAGGTATTATTCATATTCACGATATTCTAAAGGCTGGGGTTGTTTAA
- a CDS encoding carbonic anhydrase, with protein MPKIIKFKGINPKIDKSSFIAHGAIIAGDVTISENSGVWFNCVLRGDVNPITVGSCTNIQDGTIIHTSRFDGPTSIGNNVTIGHLALIHACTIKNNAFIGMQSTIMDKAMIEEYAFIAAGSLVTPGKIVKSRELWAGSPAKFIRKITEEEVRFMQDNIENYIDLAKEYK; from the coding sequence ATGCCAAAAATCATAAAATTCAAAGGGATAAACCCTAAAATTGACAAAAGTTCGTTTATTGCTCATGGGGCAATAATTGCAGGAGATGTCACTATTTCCGAAAATTCAGGAGTATGGTTTAATTGTGTACTAAGAGGCGATGTTAATCCTATTACAGTAGGTTCTTGCACTAATATCCAAGACGGAACCATAATCCATACTTCAAGATTTGATGGCCCTACTTCAATTGGAAATAACGTTACGATTGGGCATCTTGCTCTCATTCATGCCTGCACAATTAAAAATAATGCTTTTATTGGTATGCAATCAACCATTATGGATAAAGCGATGATTGAAGAATATGCTTTTATAGCCGCAGGTAGCTTAGTGACCCCTGGGAAAATAGTTAAATCACGGGAGTTATGGGCTGGTAGCCCTGCAAAATTTATTAGAAAAATTACGGAAGAGGAAGTTAGATTTATGCAGGATAATATTGAAAATTACATAGACCTTGCTAAAGAATATAAATGA
- a CDS encoding copper amine oxidase, translating into MIKIIAFLFINMWAMNYAIGTRGYEYSLIEKPNQKIHLVKIDLKQYSISLVSAHNSVFGREKVGDIAERENAEIAINAGFFQIGGNEDGRPTGTLIINGQIFGLRTTKHAVFTIKNNEPAVQVWYPKVEIKIGNSQIVPTAYNKFANNSSIILYSDKWGTSTLTAFKNRNEIIISKQKKITGIAPHGNNLIPPGGYVLSLPKTYDTSLLKIGVSAECKEENNYHLFDKSTSAIMGIPFLIMDGIINEKLSDSEKHARTAIGITENGKIIIAVVECMYTKTPGSLTLKEIQDILLKKKLSFNELKAAEVKKILLEELSDSNNSEGITLKELANFMSEQGCISAINLDGGGSSSLYIHGKYVNNQIGDKDEANGLEVVRPVSDAIIFKKKQ; encoded by the coding sequence ATGATAAAAATTATAGCTTTTCTTTTTATAAATATGTGGGCTATGAATTATGCTATAGGTACAAGAGGTTATGAATATAGCCTTATCGAAAAACCTAACCAGAAAATCCATCTAGTTAAAATTGATTTAAAACAGTATAGTATTTCCCTAGTTAGCGCTCATAATTCTGTATTTGGAAGAGAAAAAGTAGGAGATATAGCAGAACGTGAAAATGCAGAAATTGCCATAAATGCCGGTTTTTTTCAAATTGGCGGGAATGAAGATGGACGCCCTACTGGAACTCTTATAATTAATGGCCAAATATTTGGTCTGCGCACGACAAAGCATGCAGTATTTACAATAAAAAATAACGAACCAGCAGTGCAGGTGTGGTATCCCAAGGTAGAAATCAAGATAGGTAATTCCCAGATTGTCCCTACTGCTTATAACAAATTTGCTAATAATTCTTCGATAATTTTATATTCCGATAAGTGGGGAACTTCTACCCTCACTGCTTTTAAAAATAGAAATGAAATCATTATTTCAAAACAAAAAAAAATAACTGGTATAGCACCTCATGGAAATAATTTAATTCCTCCAGGTGGTTATGTATTATCATTACCTAAAACCTACGACACTTCACTTCTAAAAATTGGTGTTTCTGCTGAATGTAAAGAGGAAAATAACTATCACTTATTTGATAAATCAACTTCAGCAATTATGGGAATTCCATTTTTAATTATGGATGGAATAATTAACGAAAAACTGTCTGATTCAGAAAAACATGCACGAACAGCTATTGGTATTACTGAGAATGGAAAAATAATAATTGCAGTGGTAGAGTGTATGTATACAAAAACTCCAGGTTCTTTAACATTAAAGGAAATCCAGGATATTTTATTAAAGAAAAAGCTTTCCTTTAACGAATTAAAAGCAGCCGAGGTAAAAAAAATACTTCTGGAAGAGTTATCAGATAGTAATAACTCAGAAGGAATTACTTTAAAAGAATTAGCTAATTTTATGTCAGAGCAAGGGTGCATATCAGCAATTAACCTTGACGGAGGCGGATCCTCCAGCTTATACATACATGGTAAATATGTTAACAATCAAATAGGTGATAAAGACGAAGCAAACGGATTAGAAGTAGTTAGGCCTGTATCTGATGCAATTATTTTTAAAAAAAAGCAATAA
- a CDS encoding phosphatidate cytidylyltransferase, translating to MKKDLLQNSSNLQLRIISALFIGLVFITAIFFIRPLFFILIIIIAAIMLVEWYEMTYSNRSYLYSGLVIIPMPIASLLYISNIDYNGWLLATFFTIIWSVDSFAMFVGKWLQGPKLAPVLSPKKTISGLLGGVTAAMLLPLLLRLMPAYKIPSYGQISDFILIGQFGILAVGAQVSDLFISYFKRKFKIKDSGNIIPGHGGMLDRFDSIILTAPIVAFYLHSQIE from the coding sequence ATGAAAAAGGATTTATTACAAAATTCTTCAAATTTACAACTTAGAATTATTTCCGCCCTTTTTATAGGTTTAGTTTTTATAACAGCAATCTTTTTTATTAGACCTTTATTTTTTATATTAATTATTATAATTGCAGCAATAATGCTTGTAGAATGGTATGAAATGACTTACTCAAATAGAAGTTATTTGTATTCCGGGCTTGTAATAATTCCGATGCCTATAGCTTCCTTACTTTATATCTCTAATATTGATTATAACGGGTGGTTATTAGCGACTTTTTTTACAATCATTTGGTCCGTAGATTCCTTTGCTATGTTTGTAGGAAAGTGGCTACAAGGGCCAAAACTCGCTCCTGTTTTAAGTCCTAAAAAAACTATATCAGGGCTCTTAGGGGGTGTAACCGCAGCTATGTTGCTTCCATTATTGTTAAGGTTAATGCCAGCTTATAAGATTCCTTCTTACGGACAAATTTCTGATTTTATACTAATTGGTCAATTTGGAATTCTAGCTGTCGGTGCTCAAGTAAGTGATTTATTTATCTCCTATTTCAAAAGAAAATTTAAAATTAAAGATAGCGGTAATATAATACCAGGTCACGGCGGGATGCTTGACAGATTTGACAGCATAATACTTACCGCACCTATTGTAGCCTTTTATTTACATAGCCAAATAGAGTAA